AGATAAAATCTAAAAATTATAAAAATTTTATTGTAAAAATTTATTTCCTGTGTATAATGTAAGTGAACAGGAAGGAAACGAGGGGAACATCATTGAAAGTCAGCATGAAAACCATCAGCGAGAGGACCGGATTTTCTCCCGCCACCGTATCCAACGCGCTGAACCGCAAGCGCGGGGTCAGCAAGGAGACGGTGGAGAAGGTCCTGAGCGCCGCCGATGAGCTTGGGTATTCGAACAAACCCCGGATTTCAAAAATCAAATTCGTCATCTATAAACGGAATGGACTGATTATCAATGACAGCCCGTTTTTTCCCGCGGTGATCGAAGGCGTGGAGCGGCAGGCCAAAAAGCTGCAGTATGAAACCGTCTTCTGCAACCTGACCTGCGACAGCCCCGACTGCAAGGAGCAGATCAAGTCGATTCTGGAAGACACCAGCTCCGCGGTGATCCTTTTGGGCACCGAGATGACGGAACAGGATTTCAAGCTGTTCGAGCACCCGAAATGCCACCTGATCCTGCTGGACGGCTGGAGCGACGAGATCACGTTCGACGGCGTCCTCATCAGCAACACGGATTCGGCCTGCAAGGCCGTGGAGTACCTGATCCGGAAAGGGCACCGCCGGATCGGCTATCTGCGGGGCAGCTTCCGCATCAAGGCGTTCTCCTACCGCAGCATCGGCTACCGGCGCGCGATGAGCCGCCACGGCCTCCCGGTAGGGCCGGATGACGTCATCACGCTGGGCACCACCACGGAAAGCGCCTACCGGGACATGATTACCCGCCTGGAAGAGAACGGCCGCCTTCCCACCGCGTTTTTCGCGGATAACGACGTGATCGCCTTGGGCGCCATGCGGGCGCTTCAGGAAAAGGGCTACCGCGTCCCGCAGGATGTTTCCATTATCGGATTCGACAATATTCCCTTCGGGGAAATTTCAAGCCCCCGGCTGACCACGATCCACGTGTTCAAGCAGGAGATGGGCGAAATCGCCGTGCGCCGCCTGACGGATCACATCAACCTGGGCAGCACGGTCAAGACGAAAATACAGGTCTGCACGGAATTTGTGGAACGAGAAAGCGTGCGCGACCTGAACGAAACGTAACTTACTTGGAGGCGGGGAAAATGGAGAAGATCAGGCTTGGATTCGCACCGACGAGAAGAAGCATTTTCAGCGCGCCGGACGCGGTGAAATACAGGAACCTGACGGCCGCAAGGCTCAGGGAACTCGGCGTGGATTTTGTCGATATCACGGATGTCAACGACGAGGGCCTCTTGTATGACGACGAGGGCCTGAGCCGGATCATCGAGAAATTCAAACGGGAAAAAGTCGACGGCCTGTTTCTTCCCCACTGCAATTTCGGGACGGAATACGAGTGCGCCAGGCTCGCGAAGGCGCTGAACGTCCCGGTGCTCCTGTGGGGCCCGCTCGACGAGCGCCCGGATGAAAATGGGGTGCGCCTGCGCGATACGCAGTGCGGCCTGTTCGCGACGGGCAAGGTGCTTAGAAGGTTCCGCATCCCGTTCACTTACCTGACGAACTGCCGGCTGAGCGACCCCGTGTTTGAGCGGGGCGTGCGGGATTTTCTCGCGGTGTGCAGCGTGGTGAGAACCTTCCGCAGCATCCGCATCCTGCAGATTTCCACCCGCCCGTTCGACTTCTGGTCCACCATGTGCAACGAAGGCGAGCTGCTCGAAAAATTCAACATCCAGCTCTCGCCGATCCCGATGCCCGAGCTGATGGAGGAAGTGCGCAGGGCCAAAAAGGATGAGGGCGGGGAGATTGCCCGCGTGCTTTCGTATATCCGCGAAAACATGGAGGTCCAAATCCCGCCGGACGCGCTCGAAAACGTGGCGGCCTTGAAGGTCGCGATGGAATCCCTCGTCGCGAAATACGGCTGCAAGGCCGTGGCGATCCAGTGCTGGAACTGTCTTCAGCAGGAGCTGGGCATCATGCCCTGCGCGGCGAATGCGCTGATGAACGACGAGGGGACCCCGGTGGTGTGCGAGACTGATATCCACGGCGCGGTCACGGCGCTTCTCGTCGAGGCCGCCGGAATGGGTGAAACGCGCTCGTTCTTCGCGGACTGGACGATCCGCCACCCGGATATCCCGAACGGCGAGCTGCTTCAGCACTGCGGCCCCTGGCCGGTTTCCGTCGCGCGGAGCAAGCCGGTGCTCGGGTACCCGCTCGCGTTCAAGCACCCGGGCAGCCTGACGGCGGAAGCGAAGCACGGCGAGCTGACCCTGTGCCGCTTCGACGGGGACAACGGGGAATATTCCCTGCTGCTCGGCAACGCCAAAGGGGTCGACGGGCCGAACTGCATGGGCACCTACCTTTGGGTGGAAGTGGAAAACATCAAAAGGCTCGAAGAAAAAATCGTCTGCGGCCCGTACATCCACCACTGCGTGGGCATCCACAAAAATGTGGTTCCGGTGCTGTACGAGGCGTGCAAATACATCGGGGTGAAGCCGGACTTTTACGACCCGATCGAGGAAAAGGTCAGGGCTTATCTCAGGGGGGAATAAGAAATGGCGGACTTAAAAGAAAAGGCAAGACAGATCCGGCGCGACATCGTCACGCTGGTGTACCGCGCGGGCGGCGGGCATATCGGCGGGGACCTGAGTGTCACGGATATCCTCGTCACTCTGTACTACAAACATCTGAACTGCTCGCCGGAGCGCGTGGATGACCCGAACCGGGACCGCCTGATCCTGAGCAAGGGCCACTGCGTGGAGGCGCTGTACAGCATTCTGGCGGACCGGGGCTATTTCCCGAAGTCCGATCTCGACCATTATTCTGCCTATCTTTCCAAATACATCGGCCACCCCAGCAGCAAGGTCAGCGGGGTGGAAATCAGCTCCGGTTCGCTGGGGCACGGCCTTTCGGTCAGCGTCGGCATGGCGCTGGCCGGAAAGATGGACGGGGCGCCCTACCGGGTCTACACCGTGATGGGCGACGGCGAGCTTGACGAGGGCTCCGTCTGGGAGGGCGCCATGGCGGCCAATCAGTACCGCCTCGATAACCTGACCGCGATCGTGGACCGCAATCGCCTTCAGATTTCCGGCTCCACCGAGGATGTGATGGCGCAGGACAGCCAGAAGGACCGCTGGCAGTCGTTCGGCTGGCACGCGATCGAGGTGCCGGGCAACGATGCGGATGCGCTGGACCGCGCGCTGGAGGAAGCGAAGAACACAAGAGGAAAACCGACGGTGATCATTGCGGACACGGTAAAGGGCTGCGGCGTTTCCTTTATGGAAAACAAGGCGGGCTGGCACCACAGGCTGCCCACCGAAGAGGAATACAGACAGGCCATGAAAGAACTCGGAGCGGAAGGAGCGACGGAAAATGAATCGGATCGCCGATAAGCAGGTCATCTGCAATGTGCTGATACAGGAGGCGGAAAAGGACCGCGACATCGTCGTTGCGTGCAGCGATTCCCGCGGCTCCGGCTCCATGACAGCGTTCGCGGACGCCTTTCCGAAACAGTTCGTCGAAGTCGGCATCGCCGAGCAGAGCCTCGTTTCCGTCAGCGCGGGGCTTGCGCTGTGCGGCAAAAAGGTGTTCGCGGTGTCGCCGGCGTCGTTCCTTTCCACGCGCAGCATGGAACAGGCCAAGGTGGATGTCGCCTATAACCATTCGAACGTCACGCTGATCGGGATCAGCGGCGGCGTCAGCTACGGGGCGCTTGGCTTTACGCACCATTCCACAAACGACATCGCGTCGATGGCATCCCTTTCCGGCCTGCGCGTCTATCTGCCGAGCGACCGCTTCCAGACGGAAAAGCTGATCCGTGCGCTCCTGAAAGACCGGGAGCCGGCGTATGTCCGGGTGGGGCGCAACGCGGTGGAGGATGTTTACTCCGAAGGGGACGTTCCGTTTGAGTTCAACCGCGCGACCCAGATCTGCGGCGGAACGGACGTCACCCTGGTCGCGTGCGGCGAGCTGGTGTCCGCGGCCCAAAAGGCGGCTGAGCTGCTGAAGGAGAAGGGCGTTTCCGCCCGGGTGCTCGACATGTACTGCCTGAAGCCGATCGACCGCGAAGCGGTGGCGAAGGCGGCGCGGGAGACGAGAGGGATCGTCACCGCGGAGGAGCACGTCGCGGTGGGCGGCCTCGGCTCGATGGTGAGCCAGATCGTGACGGCGGAGCACCCCACGCGCATGCGCAGCCTGACCCTGCCGGATGAGCCGGTCGTCACCGGAAAATCCCGCGAGGTTTTCGACTATTACGGCCTGAATGCCGAGGGCATCGCAAAGGCCGCGCTGGAGCTGATCTGACATGGCTTACATACTCGCTTTCGACCAGAGCACGCAGGGGACGAAGGGCCTCCTGTTCGACGGCGCGGGCCGGCTTGCCGCGCGGTGCGACCGCTCCCACAGACAGATCGTCGACGAAAAAGGCTGGGTCGAGCACGACCCGGAGGAAATCTACCGCAACACCGTCGCCGTCGCAAAGGATGTCGTGGAAAAAGCCGGCATCCAAAAAGAGGAGATCGCCGCCATCGGGATCAGCAACCAGCGCGAGACGGCGCTGGTGTGGGACCGCCGCACCGGAAAGCCGGTTTACAACGCGGTGGTGTGGCAGTGCCCCCGGGGCGAGGCCATCTGCCGGCGCCTGAAGGATGCGGGCTGCGCGGAGAAGATCCGCGGCAGCACCGGGCTTCCGCTTTCCCCTTATTTTTCCGCGGCGAAGATCGCGTGGATCTTTGAAAACGCCGAGGGCGCGCGGCAGAAGGAGAACCTGTGCTGCGGCACCATAGACAGCTGGCTGGTGTTCCGCCTGACCGGGGGAAAGGAATTCAAAACGGATGCTTCCAACGCGTCCCGCACGCAGCTTTTCAATATTGAAAGGCTCGCGTGGGACCCCGAGATCTGCCGCATGTTCGGCATCCCGGTTCCCTGTCTGGCGCAGGTCTGCGGCTCCGACGAATGCTTCGGGCAGACGGATCTGGAGGGCTTTCTCGACCGCCCCGTGCCCATCCACGCGGTGCTGGGGGATTCCCACGGCGCGCTGTTCGGGCAGGACTGCCGCAGGCCGGGGATGGGAAAGGCCACCTACGGCACGGGCTCGTCCGTCATGCTGAATACCGGGGAAAAGCCGGTGTTCAGCAAAAACGGTCTGGCAACTTCCCTCGCCTGGAGCATCGGCGGAACGGTGAACTACGTGCTGGAGGGGAACATCAATTATACGGGCTCTGTCATCGGCTGGATGAAGAAGGATCTCGGCCTGGTGCAGACGGTGCGGCAGGCGCATCAGCTTGCCGCCGAAGCGGACCCGCTCGACAAGGCCTATTTCGTCCCGGCGTTCACCGGGCTGGGCGCCCCTTACTGGGACAGCGAAGCCACCGGGCTTTTCACCGGCATCACCCGGAAAACGGGGCGTGCGGAGCTGGTGAAGGCGGGCGTCGACTGCATCGCCTATCAGGTGGCGGATATCGTGAACCTGATGCGCTCGGAATCCGGGCTTTCCATCCGGGAACTGCGCGTGGACGGCGGGCCCACGGAAAGCGATTACCTGATGCAGTTCCAGAGCGACATTCTGGGCATTCCGGTGATGGTGCCGCAGCTTCAGGAGCTTTCGGGCATGGGCGCCGCCTATGCCGCCGGAATCGCGGCCGGGCTTTACGACGGGCGGGCCGTCTTTTCAAACGGAAAGCGGAGGGAATACCGCAGAAAAATGGAAGAGCAAAAAAGCGCGGAGCTGTACAAGGGCTGGAAAAGGGCCGTCCGGCTTGCGCTTTCTCACGAATAGCGGGCGGCGGAATATCGGATTTCGCCCGTCTCTATTAATAAATAAATTTTGGGAGGAAACAAAATGAATCAGTTCAAAAAACTAGCAGCAGGTATTTTGGCCGTGGCGCTGGTTGGCACGATGGCCGGGTGCTCCGGCGGGGCTGCGAGCAGCGCGCCGGCGGAAAACAAAGAGGCTTCGCAGGCGGCGTCCTCGCAGGCGGCCAAGGCCCTGACGGGCGGCGGCTCCAAGATCATCTACATCATCACCCCTTCGCACTCCAACCCGTTCTTTAAGACGGAGGCGGAAGCCGCGGAGAAGAAGGCGAAGGAGCTCGGCTACGAGGTCAAGTCCGTCTCCCATGACGACGACGCGACGAAGCAGTCCGAGCTGTTCGACAACGCGATCGCCGACAAGGCCGCGGCCATCATCTGCGACAACGCCGGCGCCGACGCGACCGTGGCCGCCGTCAAGAAGGCAAGGGACAACAATATCCCCACCTTCCTGATCGACCGCGAGATCAACGAATCCGGCGTCGCCATTTCCCAGATCGTCGCCAACAACTATCAGGGCGCGAAGGCGATCGCTGAAAAATTCGTGGAGGCCATGGGTGAAAAGGGCAAGTACGCGGAGCTGCTCGGCAAAGAGTCCGACACGAACGCGGGCGTCCGCTCCAAGGCGTTCCACGAGATCATCGACCAGTATCCCGATATGAAGATGGTCGCCCAGCAGACCGCGAACTGGGAGCAGACCGAAGCTTATGAGAAGATGGAGACCATCCTGCAGTCCAACCCCGACATCAAGGGCGTTGTCTGCGGCAACGACACCATGGCGGTCGGCGCGGCTGCGGCCATCAAGGCGGCCGGCCTGAAGAACATCGCCGTTGTCGGCGTGGATGGCTCCGACGAGGCGGCCGAGCAGATCAAGGCCGGGTATATGGTCGGCACCGCGATGCAGCAGGCGGCCCTGCTCGCTCAGATGGGCGTGGAGCAGGCGGATCAGTACCTGAAGAACGGCAAGACAGGGCTGGATGAAAAACAGCTCGTGGACTGCATCGCCATCACAAAAGACAATGTGGATAAACTGAAGGGCTTCGTGTACTCCGAGTAATTTTCCCGCAGACAGTTGCAGCATTTCCGGTTCAGCAGGGGATTTCCATTCTTTCCCCGCCTTCGGCGGGAGGGAATATCCCCTGACTCTCAGTCATTGCCGGAATCGCTGTAAAGGCCGATCGGCGGTATTTGTGAGGATAAGGGGGAGTTTATCAAAACGGCTTCTTCCTTATCCTTGCTTATTTTAAAAACTTCCATTTTAAATTGGGAAAAAAGCTTCAGGCTCTGTGACGCCGGACGGCGCAGTTTCAGACGAAACAGACCATTTCCCTGATGGTTCAAACGAGACCCCGGAAGCTTTACGATATTTTTCAGAAACGAGGAATGCAAGTTGAAAAGAAAAATTGCAGCGCTGCTGTTGATCCTCGCATTTGCCGCTTTTTCCATGACGGGCTGCGGCGTCAAGGTCGTGAAAATAGGGGAGGAGGGGAAGCTGACGGGCGAGACGGCGTTCAACGCCGACAGCGACGTGGAAAAGATCTGGGAATCGAAGGCGATTCCGGAACTGACCAAAAAGGCGGTGGACCTGAAGACCTTCCTGACCGAGGCGAAAGGCGACCTGAAATCCCTCGATAAGAAGTACGGCAAATATTCCATGGGGAGCTCCGGCGAGCTGAGCTACACGGTGAAAGGGACCGCGAAGGTGACGAAGGTCGACCAGTCGAAACGGGCCGGCGTCATGGATGTGCAGCTGGACGGCTACAGCGGCAAAGAGCAGGTCCAGCTTCAGATCGGGACGGTGTTCAAAGGCTCCGCGGTCCGTGACTCCCTGGATTTCATCAGCTACGAGGATTACAAGAACCAGGTGCAGTGGGCCACCGTTTCCCAGAGCATCCACAATGTGATCCAGAAGACCGTGATCGACCCGCTCGACGTGAAGTCCCTGGCCGGGAAGACGGTGGAGTTCACCGGCTGCTTTACGGTGGACGGAAACGACCGGGTCCTGATCACGCCGGTTCGGATGTCGGCCAAATAGGAGGTGCGGTTCCATGGAAAAAACAGAAGACGAGGTCTGCCTGCGGGCGGAGGATATCTGTAAAATTTATCCGGGCACCGTGGCGCTCGACCACGTTTCCTTCGCGGTGAAAAAAGGGAAGGTCAACGTGCTGATCGGGGAAAACGGCGCGGGAAAATCCACGCTGATGAAGATCATCGCGGGAATCGAGCAGCCCACTTCCGGCAAGCTCTTTATGGGGGATGAGGAGGTCTCCTTCAAGGACACGACGGACGCGCGCAGGCACGGGATCGGGATCATCCATCAGGAGCTGAGCCTGTTCCCGAACCTGAATGTGTACCAGAACATCTTTATGGCCCGGGAAAAGACCAAGGGGCGTTTCCGGCTGGACAACAAGCAGCACGCCGAGCTGACCCGCCGGATTCTGGCAAAGCTGGAGCACCCCATCCCGCCGGAAACGCTGGTAGGGGACCTGCGCGTGGGGCAGCAGCAGATCATCGAGATCGCGCGGAATCTGGTTCAGGAAGACCTGAAAATCCTGATCATGGACGAACCGACGTCCTCCCTGAGCGCGCAGGAGGTGGATGTGCTGTTCAGGATCATGCGCGAGCTGACGGCGGAGGGAATCTCGATCGTGTACATTTCCCACCGCCTGGAAGAGATCCTGCACATCGGCGACCACGTCACGATCCTGCGCGACGGGAAATACGTGGCGGACGAGGATGCGGACAAAATCGACATCCCCTGGATCGTCCAGCGGATGGTCGGCAGGGATAAAACATACGCGAAGCGCAGCCGCGATATCGACTGGAAGAAGGCCCCGGTCATTCTGGAGGTGAAGAACCTCACCCTGCCGAAAAGCGGAGGCGGGTACCTGCTGGACCACGTCAGCTTTTCCGTCAGGAAAGGGGAGATTTTCGGTATCTACGGCCTGCTGGGCGCGGGCCGCACGGAAATTTTCGAGTGCCTGATGGGGCTGCGGCCGGAGCACGAGGGCGAGGTGCTGCTCAACGGCGAGCCGATCCGGATCAAAAGCGTGTCGGAGCAGATCGCGCGCGGCTTCGCCGTGGTGCCGGAGGACCGGCAGCGCGAGGGCCTGGTTCAGACGCTGAGCATCGGCAAGAACATTTCCCTTTCCAGCCTGAAAAGCTATACCAAAGGCCCGTTCCTGGATAAAAAGAAGGAGAACGGCAGCATCGACGAGGAGATCCGGGATATCCACATCAAAGTTTCCGACAAGCGGCTGCCGATCCTTTCCCTTTCGGGCGGCAACCAGCAGAAGGTCGTCATCGGCAAAGGAATCCTGACGCACCCGAAAATCCTGCTGCTTGACGAGCCGAGCAGGGGAATCGACATCGGGGCGAAGACGGAAGTGTTCGACATCATCAATCAGTACGCGGAGCGGGGGCTTTCCATCGTCGTGATCTCATCCGAATTAAAAGAGATCATCGCGATTGCCGACCGTATCATGGTGCTTTCGAACGGCAGAAAGACCGGCGAGCTGATCGGTGAC
This window of the Ruminococcaceae bacterium BL-6 genome carries:
- a CDS encoding LacI family transcriptional regulator, with amino-acid sequence MKVSMKTISERTGFSPATVSNALNRKRGVSKETVEKVLSAADELGYSNKPRISKIKFVIYKRNGLIINDSPFFPAVIEGVERQAKKLQYETVFCNLTCDSPDCKEQIKSILEDTSSAVILLGTEMTEQDFKLFEHPKCHLILLDGWSDEITFDGVLISNTDSACKAVEYLIRKGHRRIGYLRGSFRIKAFSYRSIGYRRAMSRHGLPVGPDDVITLGTTTESAYRDMITRLEENGRLPTAFFADNDVIALGAMRALQEKGYRVPQDVSIIGFDNIPFGEISSPRLTTIHVFKQEMGEIAVRRLTDHINLGSTVKTKIQVCTEFVERESVRDLNET
- the aptA gene encoding Apulose-4-phosphate transketolase subunit A produces the protein MADLKEKARQIRRDIVTLVYRAGGGHIGGDLSVTDILVTLYYKHLNCSPERVDDPNRDRLILSKGHCVEALYSILADRGYFPKSDLDHYSAYLSKYIGHPSSKVSGVEISSGSLGHGLSVSVGMALAGKMDGAPYRVYTVMGDGELDEGSVWEGAMAANQYRLDNLTAIVDRNRLQISGSTEDVMAQDSQKDRWQSFGWHAIEVPGNDADALDRALEEAKNTRGKPTVIIADTVKGCGVSFMENKAGWHHRLPTEEEYRQAMKELGAEGATENESDRR
- the glpK gene encoding Glycerol kinase, with the translated sequence MAYILAFDQSTQGTKGLLFDGAGRLAARCDRSHRQIVDEKGWVEHDPEEIYRNTVAVAKDVVEKAGIQKEEIAAIGISNQRETALVWDRRTGKPVYNAVVWQCPRGEAICRRLKDAGCAEKIRGSTGLPLSPYFSAAKIAWIFENAEGARQKENLCCGTIDSWLVFRLTGGKEFKTDASNASRTQLFNIERLAWDPEICRMFGIPVPCLAQVCGSDECFGQTDLEGFLDRPVPIHAVLGDSHGALFGQDCRRPGMGKATYGTGSSVMLNTGEKPVFSKNGLATSLAWSIGGTVNYVLEGNINYTGSVIGWMKKDLGLVQTVRQAHQLAAEADPLDKAYFVPAFTGLGAPYWDSEATGLFTGITRKTGRAELVKAGVDCIAYQVADIVNLMRSESGLSIRELRVDGGPTESDYLMQFQSDILGIPVMVPQLQELSGMGAAYAAGIAAGLYDGRAVFSNGKRREYRRKMEEQKSAELYKGWKRAVRLALSHE
- a CDS encoding conserved protein of unknown function (Evidence 4 : Unknown function but conserved in other organisms); the protein is MEKIRLGFAPTRRSIFSAPDAVKYRNLTAARLRELGVDFVDITDVNDEGLLYDDEGLSRIIEKFKREKVDGLFLPHCNFGTEYECARLAKALNVPVLLWGPLDERPDENGVRLRDTQCGLFATGKVLRRFRIPFTYLTNCRLSDPVFERGVRDFLAVCSVVRTFRSIRILQISTRPFDFWSTMCNEGELLEKFNIQLSPIPMPELMEEVRRAKKDEGGEIARVLSYIRENMEVQIPPDALENVAALKVAMESLVAKYGCKAVAIQCWNCLQQELGIMPCAANALMNDEGTPVVCETDIHGAVTALLVEAAGMGETRSFFADWTIRHPDIPNGELLQHCGPWPVSVARSKPVLGYPLAFKHPGSLTAEAKHGELTLCRFDGDNGEYSLLLGNAKGVDGPNCMGTYLWVEVENIKRLEEKIVCGPYIHHCVGIHKNVVPVLYEACKYIGVKPDFYDPIEEKVRAYLRGE
- a CDS encoding Ribose ABC transport system, periplasmic ribose-binding protein RbsB (TC 3.A.1.2.1); translated protein: MNQFKKLAAGILAVALVGTMAGCSGGAASSAPAENKEASQAASSQAAKALTGGGSKIIYIITPSHSNPFFKTEAEAAEKKAKELGYEVKSVSHDDDATKQSELFDNAIADKAAAIICDNAGADATVAAVKKARDNNIPTFLIDREINESGVAISQIVANNYQGAKAIAEKFVEAMGEKGKYAELLGKESDTNAGVRSKAFHEIIDQYPDMKMVAQQTANWEQTEAYEKMETILQSNPDIKGVVCGNDTMAVGAAAAIKAAGLKNIAVVGVDGSDEAAEQIKAGYMVGTAMQQAALLAQMGVEQADQYLKNGKTGLDEKQLVDCIAITKDNVDKLKGFVYSE
- a CDS encoding conserved exported protein of unknown function (Evidence 4 : Unknown function but conserved in other organisms), coding for MKRKIAALLLILAFAAFSMTGCGVKVVKIGEEGKLTGETAFNADSDVEKIWESKAIPELTKKAVDLKTFLTEAKGDLKSLDKKYGKYSMGSSGELSYTVKGTAKVTKVDQSKRAGVMDVQLDGYSGKEQVQLQIGTVFKGSAVRDSLDFISYEDYKNQVQWATVSQSIHNVIQKTVIDPLDVKSLAGKTVEFTGCFTVDGNDRVLITPVRMSAK
- the rbsA gene encoding fused D-ribose transporter subunits of ABC superfamily: ATP-binding components (Evidence 2a : Function from experimental evidences in other organisms; PubMedId : 10428954, 3011793, 3086314; Product type t : transporter), encoding MEKTEDEVCLRAEDICKIYPGTVALDHVSFAVKKGKVNVLIGENGAGKSTLMKIIAGIEQPTSGKLFMGDEEVSFKDTTDARRHGIGIIHQELSLFPNLNVYQNIFMAREKTKGRFRLDNKQHAELTRRILAKLEHPIPPETLVGDLRVGQQQIIEIARNLVQEDLKILIMDEPTSSLSAQEVDVLFRIMRELTAEGISIVYISHRLEEILHIGDHVTILRDGKYVADEDADKIDIPWIVQRMVGRDKTYAKRSRDIDWKKAPVILEVKNLTLPKSGGGYLLDHVSFSVRKGEIFGIYGLLGAGRTEIFECLMGLRPEHEGEVLLNGEPIRIKSVSEQIARGFAVVPEDRQREGLVQTLSIGKNISLSSLKSYTKGPFLDKKKENGSIDEEIRDIHIKVSDKRLPILSLSGGNQQKVVIGKGILTHPKILLLDEPSRGIDIGAKTEVFDIINQYAERGLSIVVISSELKEIIAIADRIMVLSNGRKTGELIGDEINEDSLVLASYQGHHIRESES
- the aptB gene encoding Apulose-4-phosphate transketolase subunit B — its product is MNRIADKQVICNVLIQEAEKDRDIVVACSDSRGSGSMTAFADAFPKQFVEVGIAEQSLVSVSAGLALCGKKVFAVSPASFLSTRSMEQAKVDVAYNHSNVTLIGISGGVSYGALGFTHHSTNDIASMASLSGLRVYLPSDRFQTEKLIRALLKDREPAYVRVGRNAVEDVYSEGDVPFEFNRATQICGGTDVTLVACGELVSAAQKAAELLKEKGVSARVLDMYCLKPIDREAVAKAARETRGIVTAEEHVAVGGLGSMVSQIVTAEHPTRMRSLTLPDEPVVTGKSREVFDYYGLNAEGIAKAALELI